The following proteins come from a genomic window of Bacillales bacterium:
- a CDS encoding PolC-type DNA polymerase III, with protein sequence MEREGLEKTKKFQVLLEQLEVPAELIERHFQGAALEKLIVDTNERGWHFCFSLPAPLPYNVHEWMKARLEEKFANIASVSFSVQAQKCVIDEKMLADYWPHCVEALSGLSESLSAVLKNQQPRFADGKLRLEARNETEAVVFKKKLADRIAGAYETFGISGLKIAFQVQESEKDYEKFLEQKQEEDRTKVTEAVIQKEKAVQKKTADVTGADGPVAVGYTIKDAPVQIQTITEEERKITVQGYVFEAETRELRSGRLLLTVKLTDYSDSLMVKMFSRKDEDIPKMKAVKQGIWLKARGSIQHDTFVRDLVMIANDLQEVPSVVRTDDAPEGEKRVELHMHTPMSQMDAVTSTARLVEQAAKWGHEAVAITDHGVVQSYPEAYAAGNKHGIKVLYGLEANLVDDGVPIAYNGAHRKLLGETYVVFDVETTGLSAVYDKIIELAAVKVKNGEIIDRFERFANPHHALSQTTIELTGITDDMVENAPEIEEVLRDFHAFTGDDVLVAHNASFDMGFLNVGYKQIGYGKAKNPVVDTLELGRFLYTDLKNHRLDTLCKKFNIELTQHHRAIYDAEATGHLVWKMVLDAKEQGIIFHDQLNEKRGKGEFRRVRPMHCTLLAQTQQGLRNLYKLVSIAHLDYFHRVPRIPRSELEKYREGLLVGSGCSEGELFTAVMQKSLDEAEEVAEFYDYIEVHPPVVYERLIETDLIHNENALRDILKKLVQLGEKLDKPVVATGNVHYLDPNDHIYRKILVASQGGANPLNRLNRLPQVHFRTTTEMLEAFAFLGEEKAKEIVVTNPQQIANSIGEVKPVKDDLYTPNIEGADEEVRRKSFERARSIYGDPLPKLVEQRLEKELESIIGNGFAVIYLISHKLVKKSLEDGYLVGSRGSVGSSFTATMLEITEVNPLPPHYVCPECKHSEFIEDGSIGSGFDLRDADCPKCGAHYVKNGHDIPFETFLGFKGDKVPDIDLNFSGEYQPRAHNYTKELFGEDKVYRAGTIGTVANKTAYGFVRGYENDNGFHFRSAEIDRLTAGCTGVKRTTGQHPGGIIVVPDDMDIYDFTPIQYPADDRNSEWRTTHFDFHSIHDNLLKLDILGHDDPTMIRMLQDLSGIDPKTIPTDDEGVMSLFSGTESIGVTEDQIMCKTGTLGIPEFGTRFVRQMLEETKPSTFSELVQISGLSHGTDVWLNNASDLIADGTCELKDVIGCRDDIMVYLMYKGLEPSLAFKIMEFVRKGRGLQDEWIEAMKANGVPDWYIESCKKIKYMFPKAHAAAYVLMAVRIAYFKVHHPIWFYAAYFTVRAGDFDLATMVRGSSAIRSKIEDIQKKGLDASPKEKSLLTVLELALEMCERGMSFQKVDLYRSQAAEFIVEGDTLIPPFNAIAGLGTNAALNIVKAREDGEFLSKEDLQQRARLSKTVVEDLDGHGCLQNMPDSNQLSLF encoded by the coding sequence ATCGGCGGTTTTGAAAAACCAACAACCCCGCTTTGCCGATGGGAAATTGCGGCTCGAAGCCCGCAATGAAACGGAAGCGGTCGTCTTCAAAAAGAAATTGGCCGATCGAATCGCCGGCGCCTACGAAACGTTCGGCATCAGTGGATTGAAGATCGCCTTTCAAGTGCAAGAAAGCGAGAAAGATTACGAAAAGTTTTTGGAACAAAAACAAGAAGAAGACCGGACGAAAGTGACGGAAGCGGTCATCCAAAAAGAAAAAGCCGTGCAAAAGAAGACAGCCGATGTGACGGGAGCGGACGGGCCGGTCGCGGTCGGGTATACGATCAAGGATGCGCCTGTGCAAATTCAAACGATTACGGAAGAAGAGCGGAAGATTACCGTGCAAGGGTACGTGTTTGAAGCGGAAACACGCGAATTGCGGAGCGGCCGGTTGCTGTTGACGGTGAAATTGACCGATTACAGCGATTCACTCATGGTGAAGATGTTTTCCCGCAAAGACGAAGATATTCCGAAGATGAAAGCGGTAAAGCAAGGCATTTGGTTGAAGGCGCGCGGAAGCATTCAGCATGACACGTTCGTTCGCGATCTCGTCATGATTGCCAACGATTTGCAGGAAGTGCCGTCGGTCGTCAGAACCGACGATGCGCCTGAAGGGGAAAAGCGTGTCGAATTACATATGCACACACCGATGAGTCAAATGGATGCGGTCACGTCTACGGCTCGGCTTGTGGAACAAGCAGCGAAATGGGGCCACGAAGCGGTTGCCATTACCGACCACGGTGTCGTCCAATCTTATCCGGAAGCGTACGCAGCCGGAAACAAGCACGGCATTAAAGTGTTGTACGGGCTTGAAGCGAACCTAGTCGACGACGGTGTACCGATTGCCTACAATGGAGCACATCGGAAATTGCTTGGTGAAACGTATGTCGTGTTTGACGTGGAAACGACCGGTTTGTCGGCCGTGTATGATAAAATCATCGAACTTGCGGCGGTGAAAGTGAAAAACGGCGAGATCATCGACCGCTTTGAGCGGTTTGCCAACCCGCACCATGCATTGTCACAAACGACGATTGAGCTCACCGGAATTACCGACGACATGGTTGAAAATGCGCCGGAAATCGAAGAAGTGCTGCGCGATTTTCATGCGTTTACCGGAGACGATGTCCTTGTTGCCCATAACGCGAGCTTTGACATGGGCTTTTTGAACGTCGGCTACAAACAAATCGGCTATGGAAAAGCGAAAAATCCGGTCGTCGATACGCTGGAACTCGGAAGATTTTTATATACCGATTTAAAAAATCATCGGCTGGATACGCTTTGTAAAAAATTCAACATCGAATTAACCCAGCATCACCGGGCGATTTACGATGCGGAAGCGACCGGACATTTGGTTTGGAAAATGGTGCTCGACGCGAAAGAACAAGGAATCATTTTTCACGATCAGCTGAACGAAAAACGCGGGAAAGGCGAATTTCGCCGTGTGCGTCCGATGCATTGCACATTGCTGGCACAAACACAGCAAGGTTTGCGGAACCTGTACAAGCTCGTGTCGATCGCGCATCTCGATTATTTTCACCGCGTGCCGCGGATTCCGCGTTCCGAACTTGAAAAGTACCGGGAAGGCTTGCTTGTCGGTTCCGGATGCAGCGAAGGCGAGCTGTTTACCGCTGTCATGCAAAAATCGTTAGACGAAGCCGAAGAAGTCGCGGAATTTTACGATTATATCGAAGTTCATCCGCCGGTCGTCTACGAACGGCTCATCGAAACGGATTTGATTCATAACGAAAATGCGCTTCGCGACATTTTAAAGAAATTGGTTCAACTCGGCGAAAAATTGGACAAACCGGTCGTTGCCACCGGAAACGTGCATTATCTTGATCCGAATGACCACATTTACCGAAAAATCTTGGTTGCTTCTCAAGGCGGCGCCAATCCGCTCAATCGGCTGAACCGACTGCCGCAAGTGCACTTTCGCACGACGACGGAAATGCTTGAGGCGTTCGCTTTTCTCGGCGAAGAAAAGGCGAAAGAAATTGTCGTCACGAATCCGCAGCAAATCGCCAACAGCATCGGTGAAGTCAAGCCGGTCAAAGATGACTTGTATACACCGAACATCGAAGGCGCTGACGAGGAAGTCCGCCGGAAAAGTTTTGAACGGGCGCGCTCGATTTACGGAGACCCGCTTCCGAAACTCGTCGAACAGAGGCTCGAAAAAGAGTTGGAAAGCATTATCGGAAACGGCTTTGCGGTCATTTACTTGATTTCCCACAAGCTCGTCAAGAAATCATTGGAGGACGGCTATCTCGTTGGTTCCCGCGGCTCGGTCGGCTCCTCTTTTACCGCAACGATGCTCGAAATTACCGAGGTCAATCCACTGCCTCCGCATTACGTTTGCCCGGAATGCAAGCATTCCGAGTTTATTGAAGACGGTTCGATCGGCTCTGGTTTTGACCTTCGAGACGCCGATTGTCCAAAGTGCGGGGCGCACTACGTGAAAAACGGCCACGACATACCGTTTGAAACGTTCCTTGGTTTTAAAGGTGATAAAGTTCCTGATATCGATTTGAACTTCTCTGGTGAATATCAACCGCGTGCCCATAACTATACGAAGGAATTATTCGGGGAAGACAAAGTGTACCGAGCCGGTACGATCGGAACTGTTGCCAATAAGACGGCGTACGGGTTTGTCCGCGGGTACGAAAACGACAATGGCTTTCATTTCCGGTCAGCGGAAATCGATCGACTGACCGCTGGCTGCACCGGGGTAAAACGAACGACCGGACAGCATCCGGGCGGCATCATCGTCGTTCCCGACGACATGGATATTTACGATTTTACACCGATCCAATATCCGGCAGACGATCGCAACTCCGAGTGGCGGACGACACACTTTGATTTCCACTCGATTCACGACAACTTGTTGAAACTCGATATTCTCGGACACGATGATCCGACGATGATCCGTATGCTGCAAGATTTAAGCGGCATCGATCCGAAGACAATTCCGACCGACGACGAAGGCGTCATGAGCTTGTTCAGCGGCACCGAATCCATCGGCGTCACAGAGGATCAAATCATGTGTAAAACGGGAACACTCGGCATTCCCGAATTCGGCACCCGTTTCGTGCGGCAAATGCTTGAAGAAACGAAACCGTCGACGTTCTCGGAGCTCGTGCAAATTTCGGGACTCTCCCATGGAACCGACGTATGGCTCAACAATGCGAGCGATTTAATTGCCGACGGTACGTGCGAGCTGAAAGACGTCATCGGCTGCCGTGACGACATCATGGTTTATCTCATGTATAAAGGACTCGAACCGTCCTTGGCGTTTAAAATTATGGAATTCGTCCGGAAAGGACGCGGTTTGCAAGACGAATGGATTGAAGCAATGAAGGCCAACGGTGTGCCGGATTGGTACATTGAATCTTGTAAAAAGATTAAGTACATGTTCCCGAAAGCTCACGCCGCTGCCTACGTGCTGATGGCCGTTCGGATTGCTTATTTCAAAGTGCATCATCCGATTTGGTTTTACGCCGCTTATTTTACCGTACGCGCCGGCGACTTCGATTTGGCGACGATGGTGCGCGGATCCAGCGCGATCCGCTCGAAAATCGAAGACATTCAAAAGAAAGGCCTCGACGCTTCGCCGAAAGAAAAAAGTTTGCTCACTGTGCTTGAACTCGCTTTGGAAATGTGTGAACGCGGCATGTCCTTCCAAAAGGTCGATTTGTACCGGTCGCAAGCAGCTGAATTTATCGTGGAAGGCGATACATTGATTCCGCCGTTCAATGCGATTGCGGGACTGGGCACGAACGCGGCTCTTAATATTGTTAAGGCGCGTGAAGACGGCGAATTTTTATCGAAAGAAGATTTGCAGCAACGAGCAAGACTTTCAAAAACGGTCGTCGAAGACCTCGACGGGCACGGATGTTTACAGAATATGCCGGATTCGAACCAGTTGTCGCTTTTCTAA
- the rimP gene encoding ribosome maturation factor RimP: MAERVTETAERLVVPILEAMQLELVDVEFVKEGKHWYLRIYIDSDEGVGLDECSAVSEQLSERLDEQEIIDQAYFLEVSSPGAERPLKKDNDFRGAVGKHVRITTYAPIDGAKAFEGKLTDFDGNRLQLAVQDKTIEKQVEIPIDKVASARLAVVFH; the protein is encoded by the coding sequence ATGGCAGAACGTGTAACGGAAACTGCGGAGCGATTGGTGGTGCCGATCCTCGAAGCGATGCAGTTGGAACTCGTCGATGTCGAGTTCGTGAAAGAAGGCAAACATTGGTACTTGCGGATTTACATTGATTCCGACGAAGGTGTCGGGCTCGATGAATGTTCCGCCGTCAGCGAACAATTGAGTGAACGGCTTGATGAGCAAGAGATCATTGACCAAGCTTACTTCCTGGAAGTTTCTTCACCCGGCGCCGAACGTCCTTTGAAAAAGGATAATGATTTCCGCGGAGCGGTAGGGAAACATGTAAGAATTACCACGTATGCGCCGATCGACGGCGCAAAAGCGTTTGAAGGAAAGCTGACGGACTTTGACGGAAATCGTTTGCAGCTGGCCGTGCAAGATAAAACGATAGAAAAACAAGTCGAAATCCCGATCGATAAAGTGGCCAGCGCGCGGCTTGCCGTTGTATTTCATTAA
- the nusA gene encoding transcription termination factor NusA, with the protein MSSDLLEALTSIEKEKGISKEIILEALEAALISAYKRNFHQAQNVRVQINEETGKIEVYARKEVVEAVEDHDQQISLAEAHKINPQYEIGDIVEKEVTPRDFGRIAAQTAKQVVTQRVREAERGIIYSEFIDREDDIMTGIVQRQDHRFIYVDLGRIEALLPSGEQMPNETYRQHDRIKVYITNVEKTTKGPQVMVSRTHPGLLKRLFELEVPEIYEGIVEIKSISREAGDRSKIAVHAEDSDIDPVGSCVGHKGSRVQAIVNELKGEKIDIVRWREDPVEYVANALSPSKVIQVRVNEEEKSTQVIVPDYQLSLAIGKRGQNARLAAKLTGWKIDIKSESEAEELGLFEEDEETYLEDGYDEVDDYEVDSDDEEFEAYDEEYEDDENRLNGDESEEIADDDEFVEDEGEDSEEDEETPVSEEDKA; encoded by the coding sequence ATGAGCAGTGATTTGCTGGAAGCACTCACTTCCATCGAAAAAGAGAAAGGCATAAGCAAAGAAATCATTCTTGAGGCGCTCGAAGCCGCTTTGATTTCCGCTTACAAGCGAAACTTTCATCAGGCGCAAAACGTTCGCGTGCAAATCAACGAAGAAACCGGAAAAATCGAAGTTTACGCGAGAAAAGAAGTGGTCGAAGCGGTCGAAGATCACGACCAGCAGATTTCACTCGCCGAAGCGCACAAAATCAATCCGCAATATGAAATTGGTGACATCGTCGAAAAGGAAGTGACTCCGCGGGATTTCGGAAGAATTGCTGCCCAAACGGCGAAACAAGTCGTTACGCAGCGTGTGCGCGAAGCCGAAAGAGGCATCATTTATTCCGAGTTCATCGACCGTGAAGACGACATTATGACCGGAATCGTTCAACGGCAAGATCATCGCTTTATTTATGTCGACCTCGGCAGGATTGAAGCGCTGTTGCCGTCGGGAGAACAAATGCCGAACGAGACGTATCGGCAACACGACCGGATCAAAGTGTACATCACGAACGTCGAGAAGACGACGAAAGGGCCGCAGGTGATGGTATCGAGGACCCATCCGGGGTTGTTGAAGCGTCTGTTCGAACTGGAAGTGCCGGAAATTTACGAAGGCATCGTCGAAATTAAATCCATCTCGCGTGAGGCGGGGGATCGTTCGAAAATCGCCGTACACGCGGAAGATTCGGATATCGATCCGGTTGGCTCGTGCGTCGGCCACAAAGGTTCGCGCGTCCAGGCGATCGTCAATGAATTGAAAGGCGAAAAGATCGACATCGTGCGTTGGCGCGAAGATCCCGTCGAATACGTGGCTAATGCGCTCAGCCCGTCGAAAGTCATCCAAGTACGGGTGAATGAAGAGGAAAAATCGACGCAAGTGATCGTTCCCGATTACCAGCTTTCCTTGGCGATCGGAAAACGAGGGCAGAATGCGCGTCTCGCCGCGAAATTGACCGGATGGAAAATCGACATCAAAAGTGAGTCGGAAGCCGAAGAGCTCGGTTTGTTCGAGGAAGACGAAGAAACGTATCTCGAAGACGGCTATGACGAAGTTGACGATTACGAAGTGGATTCGGACGACGAGGAGTTCGAAGCGTACGATGAAGAGTACGAGGACGATGAGAATCGTCTGAACGGTGACGAATCGGAAGAAATTGCAGATGACGACGAGTTCGTCGAGGATGAAGGCGAAGATTCGGAGGAAGACGAAGAAACACCGGTTTCCGAAGAGGATAAGGCGTAA
- a CDS encoding YlxR family protein, producing MKRKKTPLRKCVATQEMKPKQELFRIVRTPEGDVLYDPSGKKSGRGTYLSKQPEAIAKARKQNILAKHLKAEVKEEVYEQLLELAEKEQRQ from the coding sequence ATGAAAAGGAAAAAAACACCGTTACGCAAATGTGTCGCGACGCAGGAAATGAAACCGAAACAAGAATTGTTCCGGATCGTGCGCACGCCGGAAGGTGATGTACTGTACGATCCGAGCGGAAAGAAATCAGGCAGAGGCACGTATTTGAGCAAACAGCCGGAAGCGATCGCGAAAGCGAGAAAACAAAACATTTTGGCGAAACATTTGAAAGCCGAAGTGAAAGAGGAAGTTTACGAACAATTGCTCGAACTGGCGGAGAAGGAACAGCGCCAATGA
- a CDS encoding YlxQ family RNA-binding protein: MKQERWFSLLGLAFRAGKVVSGEEAVLAAVRNKKARLVLVAGDASARSLKQWRNKCEHYEVPARVVADRYELGRAMGKAHRVVIAVNDEGFAGKLTALLDQYRG; encoded by the coding sequence ATGAAACAGGAGCGTTGGTTTTCTCTTCTCGGTCTCGCGTTTCGAGCGGGAAAAGTCGTTTCCGGGGAAGAAGCGGTTTTGGCAGCGGTTAGGAACAAGAAAGCTCGTTTGGTGCTCGTGGCCGGCGATGCTTCGGCGCGTTCGTTGAAGCAATGGAGAAACAAATGCGAGCATTATGAAGTTCCGGCTCGCGTCGTTGCCGACCGTTATGAGCTCGGGCGTGCGATGGGCAAGGCACATCGCGTTGTCATCGCGGTGAATGACGAAGGTTTTGCCGGAAAATTAACCGCCTTGCTTGATCAATATCGGGGGTGA
- the infB gene encoding translation initiation factor IF-2 — protein sequence MSKKRIYQYAREKNITSKEVIDKLKAMNVDVSNHMSVIEDHVIGKLDEAFSGKKERPAAKADRRERNGGSSAGERQRRPNATAEKSRVSRPKENGVERRRRPAGEGNRRPPARNTGGEERKGRTGGQERAAKAGGGERKQAQGADRRRRPNDGNNGQQQRRNHPAKARSGQNGRRGNGNRNNRRSRQGHGRSQKQVSHSIPVPEKITYNGTLTVAGMAEKLGKSSSEIIKKLMAFGVMATKNQELTKDAIEKIAADYGAQVEEEQQIDETDLDLYDRQDSEENLQLRPAVVTMMGHVDHGKTTLLDAIRHTKVTSGEAGGITQHIGAYQIEENGKKITFLDTPGHAAFTTMRARGAKVTDITILVVAADDGVMPQTIEAINHAKAANVPIIVAVNKMDAQGANPDKVMQELSEHGLIPEDWGGDTIFVRLSALTGEGIDELLEMILLVAEVEEYKANPDRLAAGTVIEAELDKGRGSVATLLVQKGTLHVGDSLVVGNTYGRVRAMVNEHGRRVKTAPPSTPVEITGLNDVPQAGDRFVVFEDEKKARHVGEARAKQQVESNRNETSKVSLDDLFEQINQGDLKEINVIVKADVQGSVEALAGALQKIDVEGAKLNVIHTGAGAVTESDIILASASNAIIVGFNVRPDNNAKNAAESEKVDIRLYRVIYDAIEEIEAAMKGMLDPEYEEKVIGAAEVRTTFKVSKLGTIAGSYVTDGKITRDSKIRLIRDGVVIFEGEIDSLKRFKDDAKEVSAGYECGITLEKFNDIKEGDTMEAYIMAEKERA from the coding sequence ATGAGCAAGAAAAGAATTTATCAGTATGCAAGAGAAAAAAACATCACGAGTAAAGAAGTGATTGACAAATTAAAAGCGATGAATGTCGACGTTTCCAATCACATGTCGGTCATCGAAGACCATGTGATTGGCAAACTGGATGAAGCGTTCAGCGGCAAAAAAGAACGACCGGCGGCAAAAGCTGACCGGCGTGAGCGAAACGGCGGCTCCTCCGCGGGTGAACGCCAGCGGCGGCCGAATGCGACAGCGGAAAAAAGCCGCGTGTCACGGCCGAAGGAAAACGGCGTGGAACGGAGACGACGTCCGGCAGGGGAAGGCAATCGCCGTCCCCCGGCAAGGAATACCGGAGGCGAAGAGCGCAAAGGCCGCACAGGCGGACAGGAACGCGCCGCGAAGGCGGGCGGCGGAGAGCGCAAGCAGGCGCAAGGTGCTGATCGCCGCCGTCGTCCGAACGACGGGAACAACGGCCAGCAACAGCGGAGAAATCATCCCGCCAAGGCGCGGTCCGGGCAAAACGGCCGTCGCGGGAACGGGAACCGGAACAACAGGCGTTCGCGGCAAGGGCACGGACGGTCGCAAAAGCAAGTTTCCCATTCCATTCCGGTACCGGAAAAGATTACGTACAATGGGACGTTGACGGTAGCAGGAATGGCGGAAAAACTCGGAAAATCATCGTCGGAAATCATTAAGAAGTTGATGGCGTTCGGCGTAATGGCGACGAAAAATCAAGAATTGACGAAAGACGCGATTGAGAAGATCGCCGCTGATTACGGTGCTCAGGTCGAAGAAGAACAACAGATCGATGAGACCGATCTCGATTTGTACGATCGTCAAGACAGCGAAGAGAACTTGCAGCTTCGGCCCGCGGTCGTAACCATGATGGGGCATGTTGACCACGGAAAAACGACTTTGCTCGATGCGATCCGGCACACGAAGGTGACTTCGGGTGAAGCCGGCGGCATTACGCAACATATCGGCGCCTATCAAATCGAGGAAAACGGCAAAAAAATCACCTTCCTCGATACACCCGGCCATGCGGCATTTACAACGATGCGCGCAAGGGGAGCGAAAGTGACGGACATTACGATTTTGGTTGTTGCCGCGGATGACGGCGTCATGCCGCAGACCATCGAAGCCATCAACCACGCGAAGGCGGCCAACGTGCCGATCATCGTGGCGGTGAACAAAATGGACGCGCAAGGTGCCAATCCCGATAAGGTCATGCAAGAACTTTCCGAGCACGGGTTGATTCCCGAGGACTGGGGCGGAGACACGATTTTCGTCCGGCTTTCCGCGCTTACGGGAGAAGGAATCGACGAACTGCTTGAGATGATCTTGCTCGTCGCCGAGGTTGAGGAATACAAAGCGAATCCGGATCGTTTGGCTGCAGGTACGGTGATTGAAGCCGAACTTGACAAAGGCAGAGGGTCGGTAGCAACTTTGCTTGTGCAGAAAGGAACCCTTCACGTCGGTGATTCTTTGGTCGTCGGCAACACGTATGGACGTGTGAGGGCGATGGTCAATGAACACGGTCGGCGCGTGAAAACGGCTCCGCCTTCGACGCCGGTGGAAATTACAGGATTAAATGATGTGCCGCAGGCAGGCGATCGCTTCGTCGTGTTCGAAGATGAGAAGAAAGCTCGCCATGTCGGGGAAGCCCGTGCAAAGCAGCAGGTGGAGTCCAATCGGAATGAAACGTCCAAAGTGAGCCTCGATGATTTGTTTGAACAGATCAATCAAGGGGATTTGAAAGAAATCAACGTGATCGTTAAAGCCGATGTGCAAGGTTCGGTTGAGGCATTGGCCGGAGCATTGCAAAAAATTGATGTCGAAGGCGCGAAGTTAAACGTCATTCATACCGGCGCCGGGGCGGTCACCGAATCGGACATCATTCTCGCATCCGCTTCGAATGCGATCATCGTAGGCTTCAACGTTCGTCCAGACAACAATGCGAAAAATGCGGCGGAATCGGAAAAAGTCGACATCCGTTTGTATCGCGTGATCTATGATGCGATCGAAGAAATTGAAGCAGCCATGAAAGGCATGCTCGATCCCGAATACGAAGAAAAGGTTATCGGGGCTGCAGAAGTTCGTACAACGTTTAAAGTTTCCAAGCTTGGAACCATTGCCGGATCGTACGTGACCGACGGGAAAATTACGAGAGATTCAAAAATCCGGCTCATTCGTGACGGCGTCGTCATTTTCGAAGGCGAAATCGATTCGTTGAAACGGTTCAAGGACGATGCCAAAGAAGTAAGCGCTGGATACGAATGCGGGATTACTTTGGAAAAATTCAACGATATTAAAGAGGGCGACACGATGGAAGCCTATATCATGGCTGAAAAAGAACGGGCGTAA
- the rbfA gene encoding 30S ribosome-binding factor RbfA, translating into MSNLRANRVAEQMKKELGDLLSRRLKDPRIGFVTVTDVEVTGDLQLAKIFLTVLGDENKKEATLNGLEKAKGFIRSEIGKRIRLRKTPELTFHWDESFEHGARIDELLHDLHKRNDD; encoded by the coding sequence GTGAGCAATTTGCGGGCAAACCGCGTTGCGGAACAAATGAAGAAAGAACTCGGAGATCTTTTGTCGAGACGGTTGAAAGATCCGCGCATCGGTTTCGTGACGGTCACCGACGTCGAGGTGACAGGCGATTTGCAGCTGGCGAAAATATTCCTGACCGTTCTCGGCGATGAAAACAAGAAGGAAGCCACTTTGAACGGTTTGGAAAAAGCGAAAGGGTTCATCCGGAGCGAAATCGGCAAACGAATCCGGCTTCGGAAAACACCTGAATTGACGTTTCACTGGGATGAATCGTTCGAACACGGTGCGCGCATCGATGAGTTGCTGCATGACCTTCATAAACGAAACGACGATTGA
- the truB gene encoding tRNA pseudouridine(55) synthase TruB → MNGILPLNKPTGWTSHDCVHKMRKWSGQRKIGHTGTLDPAATGVLLLCFGTATKAVPYLTEDDKEYEATIVLGSATTTEDAEGEVIARKKVTELPSVAKIESVLSEWTGNIRQVPPMYSAVKVNGRKLYEYAREGIEVDRPERFVTIHALELMSDGIRTHEDEASFRVRVHCSKGTYIRTLAVDIGKSLGYPAHLTSLKRTRSGMFSLSDCLSLKQAERLAEDGELDDALVPLEKAFRAMPRWIVPADAAEKIKNGSVLPLPEEMKANRFTVYNEKGSLLAVYRRHPHKEGYMKPERVFPESD, encoded by the coding sequence ATGAATGGGATTTTGCCGTTGAACAAACCGACGGGCTGGACTTCGCACGATTGCGTGCACAAAATGCGAAAATGGAGCGGCCAGCGAAAAATCGGGCATACCGGGACGTTGGATCCGGCTGCCACAGGGGTGCTGCTCTTATGTTTCGGAACGGCGACGAAAGCCGTGCCTTACTTGACCGAGGACGACAAAGAATATGAAGCCACGATTGTCTTGGGCTCGGCAACGACTACTGAAGATGCGGAAGGGGAAGTCATTGCTAGAAAAAAAGTGACGGAACTTCCCAGCGTGGCGAAAATCGAATCGGTGTTGTCGGAGTGGACGGGAAACATTCGGCAAGTGCCGCCGATGTATTCGGCAGTGAAAGTCAACGGCCGAAAATTGTACGAATACGCGCGTGAAGGCATTGAAGTGGATCGTCCCGAAAGATTCGTCACCATTCATGCCTTAGAATTGATGAGCGACGGCATTCGAACTCATGAAGACGAAGCCTCTTTTCGGGTTCGCGTTCACTGCAGCAAAGGCACTTACATTCGTACGTTGGCCGTCGACATTGGAAAATCGCTCGGGTATCCCGCGCATTTGACTTCATTGAAGCGAACGAGGTCGGGAATGTTTTCATTGTCGGATTGTTTGTCGCTGAAGCAGGCCGAGCGACTTGCTGAGGATGGGGAGCTGGATGATGCGCTCGTGCCGTTGGAGAAAGCTTTTCGTGCGATGCCGAGATGGATCGTTCCGGCAGACGCAGCCGAAAAGATAAAGAACGGAAGCGTCCTTCCGCTGCCTGAAGAGATGAAAGCGAACCGTTTTACCGTTTATAATGAAAAAGGATCCTTGTTGGCGGTTTATCGCCGCCATCCGCATAAAGAGGGATACATGAAACCGGAGCGAGTGTTCCCGGAATCGGATTGA